The following are from one region of the Haloactinomyces albus genome:
- the fabG gene encoding 3-oxoacyl-ACP reductase FabG — translation MTASPQRAAIVTGSARGIGAATARRLASDGFAIGVVDLDEQQCAETVSAIKAEGGTALAVGADVSDSDQAQAAVARVADEVGAPQVLVNNAGVIRDNMLFKMSEQDWDSVMEVHLRGAFLMSRAAQKYMTEAGWGRIVNLSSTSALGNRGQANYSTAKAGLQGFTKTLAIELGKFGVTVNAIAPGFIATDMTAATAERVGMSFEDFEKAAIESIPVGRAGRPEDIANTVSFFAGEQAGFVSGQVIYVAGGPKA, via the coding sequence ATGACCGCATCCCCTCAACGCGCCGCCATCGTCACCGGTTCCGCACGCGGCATCGGTGCCGCCACCGCCCGGCGTCTGGCCTCGGACGGTTTCGCCATCGGCGTCGTCGATCTCGACGAGCAGCAGTGCGCCGAAACCGTCTCCGCGATCAAGGCGGAGGGAGGCACGGCTCTGGCGGTGGGCGCCGACGTCAGCGACTCCGACCAGGCGCAGGCCGCCGTCGCCCGCGTGGCCGACGAAGTCGGTGCACCGCAGGTCCTGGTCAACAACGCCGGAGTCATCCGGGACAACATGCTGTTCAAGATGAGCGAGCAGGACTGGGACAGCGTCATGGAGGTGCACCTGCGCGGGGCCTTCCTCATGAGCCGCGCGGCGCAGAAGTACATGACCGAGGCCGGCTGGGGGCGCATCGTCAACCTCTCCAGCACCTCCGCGCTCGGCAATCGCGGACAGGCGAACTACTCCACGGCCAAGGCAGGGCTCCAGGGATTCACCAAGACCCTGGCCATCGAACTCGGCAAGTTCGGCGTCACCGTCAACGCGATCGCGCCCGGCTTCATCGCCACGGACATGACCGCCGCAACCGCCGAGCGGGTGGGCATGTCCTTCGAGGACTTCGAGAAGGCCGCGATCGAGAGTATCCCGGTCGGGCGCGCCGGCCGCCCCGAGGACATCGCCAACACCGTGTCGTTCTTCGCCGGTGAGCAGGCCGGATTCGTCTCCGGCCAGGTCATCTACGTCGCAGGCGGACCGAAGGCGTAA
- a CDS encoding GMC family oxidoreductase has protein sequence MTDELDSAHFDYVVVGGGSAGAALAARLSEDPGTTVCLLEAGPSDKDKDAVLELNRWMSLLESGYDWDYLVEPQKYGNSYLRHARARVLGGCSSHNSCIAFWAPAEDLDEWESMGLPGWGSRDIFPLYQRLETNDGPGEHHGRSGPVTLRSVPPKDPSGVALLQACEQAGIPITEFNSGRTVTHGANWFQINARADGTRSSSSVSYLHPVMGKRPNLEVRTDARAKKVLFDGKRATGVEYLDPDGLHSKRIGARREVVLSTGAIDTPKLLMLSGIGPAEHLREVGVDVRVDSPGVGSNLQDHPEGVIGWDAAKPMVQESTQWWEIGIFTTTEKGLDRPDLMFHYGSVPFDMNTARHGFPTTENGFCLTPNVTRSRSVGTVRLRTRDYRDKPAVDPRYFTDPHDIRVMTYGIKLAREIVDQDAMRDWKGAELHPGPDVRSDDEIADYLRKTHNTVYHPAASVPMGADDDTDAPLDARLRVKGVEGLRVADASAMPFLVAVNPNITTMAIGEKCSDMLLEDAR, from the coding sequence ATGACCGACGAGCTCGACTCCGCCCACTTCGACTATGTCGTGGTGGGCGGGGGTAGTGCAGGAGCCGCCCTGGCGGCACGGCTGTCCGAAGACCCCGGCACCACCGTCTGCCTGCTGGAAGCGGGACCGTCCGACAAGGACAAGGACGCGGTGCTGGAACTGAACCGCTGGATGAGTCTGCTGGAATCCGGATACGACTGGGACTACCTCGTGGAGCCGCAGAAGTACGGCAACTCCTACCTGCGGCACGCTCGAGCCCGGGTCCTCGGTGGCTGTTCGTCCCACAACTCCTGCATCGCGTTCTGGGCTCCGGCCGAGGACCTCGACGAGTGGGAGTCGATGGGTCTGCCGGGGTGGGGCTCCCGCGATATTTTCCCGCTGTACCAGCGGCTGGAGACCAACGACGGCCCCGGCGAGCACCACGGCCGTAGTGGCCCGGTCACCCTGCGCAGTGTTCCGCCGAAGGATCCTTCCGGTGTCGCGCTGCTGCAGGCCTGCGAGCAGGCGGGCATCCCGATCACCGAGTTCAACTCGGGCAGAACCGTCACCCACGGTGCGAACTGGTTCCAGATCAACGCACGTGCGGACGGCACCCGTTCCTCGTCGTCGGTGTCCTATCTGCACCCCGTCATGGGCAAGCGGCCGAACCTGGAGGTGCGCACCGACGCGCGTGCCAAGAAGGTACTCTTCGACGGCAAGCGGGCGACCGGTGTGGAGTACCTGGATCCCGACGGACTGCACAGCAAACGGATCGGTGCCCGCCGCGAGGTCGTGCTCAGTACCGGCGCCATCGACACTCCGAAACTGCTGATGCTGTCCGGTATCGGTCCGGCCGAGCACCTCCGCGAGGTCGGTGTCGACGTGCGTGTGGACTCTCCCGGCGTCGGTTCGAACCTGCAGGACCATCCCGAAGGGGTCATCGGATGGGACGCCGCCAAGCCGATGGTCCAGGAGTCCACGCAGTGGTGGGAGATCGGCATTTTCACCACCACCGAGAAGGGGCTCGACCGTCCCGACCTGATGTTCCACTACGGTTCGGTGCCGTTCGACATGAACACGGCGCGCCACGGATTCCCCACGACGGAGAACGGGTTCTGCCTGACTCCGAACGTCACCCGCAGCCGGTCGGTCGGCACGGTGCGGTTGCGCACCCGTGACTATCGGGACAAGCCTGCCGTCGACCCCCGTTACTTCACCGACCCGCACGACATCCGGGTCATGACCTACGGCATCAAGCTCGCCCGCGAGATCGTGGACCAGGACGCCATGCGGGACTGGAAGGGCGCCGAGCTGCACCCCGGTCCGGATGTGCGCAGCGACGACGAAATCGCCGATTACCTGCGCAAAACCCACAACACGGTGTATCACCCTGCGGCGTCGGTACCGATGGGAGCCGACGACGACACCGACGCACCACTGGATGCGCGCCTACGTGTGAAGGGTGTCGAGGGCCTGCGGGTGGCCGATGCCTCCGCGATGCCTTTCCTGGTGGCCGTGAATCCGAACATCACCACGATGGCCATCGGCGAAAAGTGCTCCGACATGCTCCTCGAGGACGCCCGCTGA
- a CDS encoding HAD family hydrolase: MAPTGARINAVIFDYGGVLTTPGRTAIAAWTQAERIKPDTFSATLKDWLSRRAAPGNPLHRLETGEMPVEEFNRILADRLRTEDGRPVEPEGLLARLFSFMRSDPMMLRLVEELQGLGVPTGLLSNSWGNNYPWQELDGLFDEVVVSGDVGRRKPDPEIYRLALERLALPAEQAVFVDDGVPNIEAARLLGMHTVLHENAEQTRRDLADLVPELEAERSQETA; encoded by the coding sequence ATGGCCCCAACCGGCGCCCGCATCAATGCGGTGATCTTCGACTACGGCGGTGTCCTCACCACACCGGGACGCACCGCCATCGCAGCCTGGACCCAGGCGGAACGCATCAAGCCGGATACGTTCTCGGCCACGCTCAAGGACTGGCTGTCCCGGCGCGCCGCCCCCGGCAACCCACTTCACCGACTGGAGACCGGCGAGATGCCGGTCGAGGAATTCAACCGGATACTCGCCGATCGGCTGCGTACCGAGGACGGCCGCCCGGTCGAGCCGGAAGGACTGCTCGCCCGCCTGTTCTCCTTCATGCGCAGTGACCCGATGATGCTGCGGCTGGTGGAGGAGCTGCAAGGACTCGGCGTCCCGACCGGCCTGCTCTCCAACAGTTGGGGCAACAACTACCCGTGGCAGGAACTCGACGGACTGTTCGATGAGGTGGTGGTCTCCGGTGACGTCGGCAGGCGCAAACCGGATCCGGAGATCTACCGACTCGCTCTGGAACGCCTCGCCCTGCCCGCCGAGCAAGCGGTGTTCGTCGACGACGGCGTTCCGAACATCGAGGCTGCCCGGCTGCTGGGTATGCACACGGTGCTGCACGAGAATGCCGAGCAGACCCGCCGGGATCTGGCCGACCTGGTCCCCGAGCTCGAGGCCGAACGTTCCCAGGAGACCGCATGA
- a CDS encoding acyl-CoA dehydrogenase family protein codes for MEFAFDDTTERLREQLTEFMDTHVYPAEAVLAEQVADADDIWATPPIVEELKDKARSRGLWNLFLPGEHGAGLTNLQYAPLAEITGRSPHLAPEALNCSAPDTGNMETLALFGDQQQRSRWLTPLLNGEIRSAFCMTEPEVASSDATNIATRIERDGDDYVINGRKWWSSGAMNPNCTIFIVMGKTEPDAEQHRQQSMILVPRDTPGVEIKRGMHVFGYTDGDHGGHAEIEFHNVRVPASNILSGEGEGFSIAQARLGPGRIHHCMRAIGMAERALELMCRRVSQREAFGGALADQGMVRHWISEARVRIETTRLLVLKTAWLMDTVGNKGAHTEIQAIKVAVPEMATWVIDRAIQAHGGAGVSQDFPLAQLYANARTLHIVDGPDEVHRRSLARRELKKYR; via the coding sequence ATGGAATTCGCCTTTGACGACACCACCGAGCGGCTTCGTGAACAACTCACGGAGTTCATGGACACTCACGTGTACCCGGCCGAAGCAGTGCTCGCCGAGCAAGTAGCCGACGCCGATGACATCTGGGCCACCCCGCCGATCGTCGAGGAACTCAAGGACAAGGCACGCAGCCGAGGGCTGTGGAACCTGTTTCTGCCCGGGGAACACGGTGCGGGACTGACGAATCTCCAATACGCACCGCTGGCCGAGATCACCGGCCGGAGTCCGCACCTGGCACCGGAAGCGCTGAACTGCTCGGCCCCGGACACCGGCAACATGGAAACCCTGGCGCTGTTCGGTGACCAGCAGCAGCGCAGCCGGTGGCTGACTCCCCTGCTCAACGGTGAGATCCGCTCGGCCTTTTGCATGACCGAGCCCGAGGTCGCCTCCTCCGACGCGACCAACATCGCCACCCGCATCGAACGCGACGGTGACGACTACGTCATCAACGGCCGCAAGTGGTGGTCGTCCGGTGCCATGAATCCGAACTGCACGATCTTCATCGTCATGGGCAAGACCGAGCCGGACGCCGAGCAGCATCGGCAGCAGAGCATGATCCTGGTGCCCAGGGACACTCCAGGGGTCGAGATCAAGCGGGGTATGCACGTTTTCGGCTACACCGATGGCGATCACGGCGGCCACGCCGAGATCGAGTTCCACAACGTGCGTGTGCCCGCCTCGAACATCCTCTCCGGGGAAGGTGAGGGATTCTCGATCGCCCAGGCTCGGCTCGGACCGGGCCGCATCCACCACTGCATGCGCGCCATCGGCATGGCCGAACGTGCGCTGGAGCTGATGTGCCGCCGCGTCTCGCAGCGAGAAGCCTTCGGCGGCGCACTCGCCGACCAGGGAATGGTGCGGCACTGGATCTCCGAAGCCCGCGTCCGGATCGAAACGACTCGCCTGCTGGTCCTCAAGACCGCATGGTTGATGGATACCGTCGGCAACAAGGGCGCCCACACCGAAATCCAGGCGATCAAGGTCGCGGTACCGGAGATGGCCACCTGGGTCATCGACCGTGCCATCCAGGCGCACGGCGGCGCGGGAGTCAGCCAGGACTTCCCCCTGGCCCAGCTCTACGCCAACGCCCGCACCCTGCACATCGTCGATGGCCCGGACGAAGTACACCGTCGCTCGCTGGCCCGGCGCGAACTCAAAAAGTACCGCTGA
- a CDS encoding wax ester/triacylglycerol synthase family O-acyltransferase has translation MATREIGALDTAFLCLEQHDAPMHIGAVAVFDPREEADPGRLKSLLAERIGRMPRMRRHVGDSWLPAGAAQWEEDPDFRAEEHIHNHGVPWPGGPDELATLVSELVAEPLDLTRPLWELHVLTGLHGGRFAILVKLHHALADGAGAVEIGLGLLDGFGPVADTHEYDPTGTDRGVLGFARSMLTSISRPDRLVRNTLTAADELRRTVQQAGEALNIGWSVLRNVHVPLSASPLLAPRSASKRIELFALEMGDIRRVRKRHGGTTNDIVLAIVTGALRRWLTTRGYPVDTLRLRALVPVSHRCRDRQPAGNNRLSGYLCDLPVNEPDPRLRLETLRSSMRDNKSAGPLRGPGALPVLADRVPPALHRLATRTAVRGAPLLFDTVITNVPLPDMSVSLDGAGLRELYPLVPLAAGHALSIAASQYRDRVHVGLQANRAALPDIEKFNEALPHALAELDGSEA, from the coding sequence ATGGCAACGCGCGAGATCGGCGCACTGGATACGGCATTTCTGTGCCTCGAACAGCACGACGCACCGATGCACATCGGCGCTGTCGCGGTCTTCGATCCCCGAGAGGAGGCCGACCCCGGGCGGTTGAAGAGCCTGCTGGCCGAACGCATCGGTCGCATGCCGCGCATGCGCAGGCATGTCGGTGACTCCTGGCTTCCCGCCGGGGCCGCACAATGGGAGGAGGATCCCGACTTCCGAGCCGAGGAACACATTCACAATCACGGCGTTCCCTGGCCCGGCGGCCCGGACGAGCTGGCCACCCTGGTTTCCGAGCTGGTGGCCGAACCCCTTGATCTGACCCGCCCGCTGTGGGAGCTGCACGTGCTCACCGGCCTGCACGGCGGGCGATTCGCCATCCTGGTGAAACTGCACCACGCCCTCGCCGACGGAGCCGGAGCGGTCGAGATCGGTCTCGGCCTGCTCGATGGTTTCGGACCTGTGGCCGACACACACGAGTACGATCCGACGGGCACCGACCGGGGTGTGTTGGGGTTCGCCCGCTCGATGCTGACATCGATCTCCCGGCCCGACCGGCTGGTGCGCAACACCCTCACCGCCGCCGACGAACTCCGCCGAACCGTGCAGCAGGCCGGTGAGGCACTGAACATCGGTTGGTCCGTGCTCCGCAACGTCCACGTGCCGCTGTCGGCCTCGCCCTTGCTGGCACCGCGTTCGGCGAGCAAACGGATCGAACTGTTCGCACTGGAGATGGGCGACATCCGCCGGGTGCGCAAGCGCCACGGCGGCACGACGAACGACATCGTGCTGGCCATCGTGACCGGAGCGCTGCGTCGGTGGCTCACCACGCGCGGATACCCCGTCGACACGCTACGGTTGCGCGCTCTCGTCCCGGTCAGCCACCGCTGCCGCGATCGGCAGCCCGCGGGGAACAATCGGCTTTCCGGCTACCTGTGCGATCTACCGGTGAACGAGCCCGATCCGCGCCTGCGACTGGAGACATTGCGGTCCTCGATGCGGGACAACAAGAGTGCGGGACCGCTTCGCGGGCCCGGTGCTCTCCCGGTGCTGGCCGATCGGGTGCCCCCGGCGCTGCACCGGCTGGCCACCCGGACCGCGGTCCGCGGTGCCCCGCTGCTGTTCGACACCGTCATCACCAACGTGCCATTGCCCGACATGTCGGTGTCGCTGGACGGCGCCGGGCTTCGCGAGCTGTACCCGCTCGTGCCGCTGGCCGCAGGACACGCCCTGTCCATCGCTGCGTCCCAGTACCGCGATCGCGTCCATGTCGGACTGCAGGCCAACAGGGCGGCGCTGCCCGACATCGAGAAGTTCAACGAAGCACTACCGCATGCTCTGGCCGAGCTCGACGGCTCGGAGGCCTGA
- the betT gene encoding choline BCCT transporter BetT, with protein MSDDTPTGRTAESAQQTRLNRIVFYGSAVVILAIALWAVVSPTAAAEVIGAVVSWISTWFGWFYILLATIILVFVVFLGSSRYGRTKLGPQHSQPEFSTLTWASMLFAAGIGTDVMFFAVSEPVTQYLSPPRGPGETMEAARQATVWMLFHYGITGWGMYALMGIALAFFAYRRGLPLAIRSALYPLFGKRIYGGLGHGVDLAAVLGTIFGIAASLGIGVVLLSYGLEFLFGIPSGTASQIGLVAVAVIMATLSAVSGVDKGIKRLSQLNVLLALGLAGFILVTGKTVFLLNALVLNVGVYVRSFPGMTLETFAFDRPVDWLNAWTLFFWAWWIAWASFVGLFLARISRGRTIRQFVTGTLIIPFLYILMWGSIFGNTALDIVRTGGGNFGQVAVNQPAQGFYSLLAQFPATPVIAGLATFVGLLFYVTSADSGALVMGNLTSHLPTPEHDARSGVRIFWAMATGLLTMAMLLVGGVPALQSATIIMGLPFAFVMVLVMVGLYRALRVEGTRADSQRQSLPAVLSGRSTAAEEGAAEGTWRTRLTRALTFPDRVRTDEFLTRVAEPALDTVAREMHAQGVQAHARREIDHAGVAYLELVADLGEEHPFRYRIRPHEVTMPTYGPRGSEVYYRLEVHLQEGGQGYDVMGYTHGQLIDDVLDQYEAHLEFLRLNETTAG; from the coding sequence ATGAGCGATGACACACCGACCGGCCGGACAGCCGAGTCGGCGCAACAGACGAGACTGAACCGGATCGTCTTCTACGGTTCGGCCGTCGTCATCCTGGCGATCGCCCTGTGGGCGGTCGTGTCACCGACAGCGGCCGCTGAGGTCATCGGCGCAGTGGTGAGCTGGATCTCCACGTGGTTCGGGTGGTTCTACATCCTGCTCGCCACGATCATCCTGGTGTTCGTGGTCTTCCTCGGTTCCTCCCGCTACGGGCGGACGAAGCTGGGGCCGCAGCATTCGCAGCCGGAGTTCAGCACGCTGACGTGGGCATCGATGCTGTTCGCCGCCGGCATCGGTACCGATGTCATGTTCTTCGCCGTCTCCGAGCCGGTCACGCAGTATCTTTCCCCACCGCGTGGCCCGGGGGAGACGATGGAGGCCGCCCGGCAGGCAACCGTGTGGATGCTGTTTCACTACGGCATCACCGGATGGGGGATGTATGCGCTGATGGGCATAGCGCTGGCCTTCTTCGCCTACCGGCGAGGACTGCCGCTGGCCATCCGCTCCGCCCTGTACCCCCTCTTCGGCAAACGCATCTACGGGGGGCTCGGGCACGGGGTGGATCTCGCTGCCGTGCTGGGCACCATCTTCGGCATCGCGGCCTCGCTGGGAATCGGGGTGGTCCTGCTCAGCTACGGGCTCGAATTCCTGTTCGGCATTCCCTCGGGGACAGCGTCCCAGATCGGCCTGGTGGCCGTTGCGGTGATCATGGCGACGCTGTCGGCGGTCAGCGGCGTCGACAAGGGCATCAAGCGGCTGTCCCAGCTCAACGTGCTGCTCGCGCTCGGGCTGGCCGGGTTCATCCTGGTCACCGGCAAGACCGTGTTCCTGCTCAACGCGCTGGTGCTCAACGTCGGAGTCTACGTGCGCTCCTTTCCGGGCATGACGCTGGAAACCTTCGCCTTCGACCGGCCCGTCGACTGGCTGAACGCGTGGACGCTGTTCTTCTGGGCCTGGTGGATCGCGTGGGCCTCGTTCGTCGGCCTGTTCCTGGCCCGGATCTCGCGCGGCCGGACCATTCGTCAATTCGTCACCGGGACGCTGATCATCCCCTTCCTGTACATCCTGATGTGGGGGTCGATCTTCGGCAACACCGCGCTGGACATCGTCCGCACCGGCGGAGGGAACTTCGGGCAAGTCGCTGTGAACCAGCCCGCACAGGGGTTCTACTCGCTGCTGGCGCAGTTTCCCGCCACCCCCGTCATCGCCGGGCTCGCCACGTTCGTCGGGCTGCTTTTCTACGTGACCTCGGCCGACTCGGGCGCACTGGTGATGGGCAACCTCACGTCCCACCTGCCGACGCCGGAGCACGACGCGCGCAGCGGCGTGCGGATCTTCTGGGCGATGGCCACCGGCTTGCTCACCATGGCGATGCTCCTCGTCGGCGGGGTGCCCGCACTGCAGAGCGCCACCATCATCATGGGGCTGCCGTTCGCCTTCGTCATGGTCCTCGTGATGGTCGGCCTGTACAGGGCACTGCGGGTGGAGGGAACCCGCGCCGACAGCCAGCGACAGAGCCTGCCCGCAGTGCTGTCCGGACGCAGCACGGCTGCGGAGGAGGGTGCCGCCGAGGGGACCTGGCGGACCCGCCTCACCCGCGCCCTGACCTTCCCCGACCGGGTCCGCACGGACGAGTTCCTCACCCGAGTGGCAGAACCCGCCCTCGACACGGTGGCGCGGGAGATGCACGCCCAAGGAGTACAGGCACACGCGCGTCGGGAAATCGATCACGCGGGAGTCGCCTACCTCGAACTGGTGGCCGACCTCGGGGAGGAACATCCGTTCCGGTACCGGATCCGGCCCCACGAGGTCACCATGCCGACCTACGGCCCTCGTGGCAGCGAGGTCTACTACCGGCTCGAGGTACACCTGCAGGAGGGAGGACAGGGATACGACGTGATGGGTTACACGCACGGCCAGCTGATCGACGACGTCCTCGATCAGTACGAGGCTCACCTGGAGTTCCTGCGGCTCAACGAGACCACCGCAGGCTAG
- a CDS encoding aldehyde dehydrogenase family protein yields MPSDGAEHRSPASSEAGNTLFIDGAWGPAESGNTRTIRCPADGNAVATVAEGGRTDTERAIAAARRVFDEGTWASGSPWERGDLLLRVSDILVRDRAKFARAESLDTGKRLVESGYDMDDIAACFRYFGKIAGTDPGHVVDTGSPDTISRVSYEPVGVCGLITPWNFPLLQVAWKVAPAIAAGNTFVLKPSELTPSTAVLLMEALTEAGLPAGVGNLVLGPGKETGAVLAEHPDVDLVSFTGGLHTGRTIAAAAAGTVKKVALELGGKNPNVVFADADFDTAVDYALTAIFLHSGQVCSAGARLVVQDELHDALVDEIVRRVELIRLGGPFEEEAETGPLISAEHRSKIEAYVAKAIDEGAVLRTGGRRPESEQFSNGYYYLPTVLDEVRQGSYAVDEESFGPVLTVERFTDEDDAVRIANDTHYGLSAGVFTSDAGKAQRVAGRLRHGTVWINDFHPYLPQAEWGGFKQSGIGRELGPGGLGEYQEAKHIYQNLRPGPQYWFSE; encoded by the coding sequence ATGCCTTCGGACGGCGCCGAGCACAGGAGTCCGGCCTCGTCGGAGGCGGGGAACACCCTGTTCATCGACGGCGCGTGGGGACCGGCCGAGTCCGGCAACACCCGCACGATCCGCTGCCCCGCCGACGGAAACGCCGTGGCCACGGTCGCCGAGGGCGGACGCACCGACACCGAGCGCGCCATCGCGGCCGCACGCCGCGTCTTCGACGAGGGCACATGGGCGAGCGGTTCGCCCTGGGAGCGCGGTGACCTGCTGCTGCGCGTCAGCGACATCCTCGTCCGCGACAGAGCGAAGTTCGCCAGAGCGGAGTCACTGGACACCGGCAAGCGGCTGGTCGAAAGCGGCTACGACATGGACGACATCGCCGCATGCTTCCGGTACTTCGGCAAGATCGCCGGTACCGATCCCGGCCATGTCGTCGACACCGGCTCGCCGGACACGATCAGCCGAGTCAGTTACGAGCCGGTCGGCGTGTGCGGACTCATCACACCGTGGAACTTCCCGCTGCTGCAGGTGGCCTGGAAGGTCGCCCCGGCCATCGCCGCGGGCAACACCTTCGTACTCAAACCCAGCGAACTCACGCCGAGCACGGCCGTCCTGCTGATGGAGGCACTCACCGAGGCCGGCCTGCCCGCAGGCGTGGGCAATCTCGTACTCGGCCCCGGCAAGGAAACCGGCGCCGTCCTCGCCGAGCATCCCGACGTCGATCTCGTGTCGTTCACCGGTGGCCTGCACACTGGACGTACCATCGCCGCCGCCGCCGCGGGAACGGTCAAGAAGGTGGCCTTGGAACTCGGCGGGAAGAACCCGAACGTCGTCTTCGCCGACGCCGACTTCGACACCGCCGTCGACTACGCACTGACCGCGATCTTCCTGCACTCCGGTCAGGTCTGCTCCGCAGGGGCGCGCCTGGTCGTGCAGGACGAACTGCACGACGCACTGGTCGACGAGATCGTCCGCCGCGTCGAGCTGATCCGACTGGGAGGCCCCTTCGAGGAGGAGGCCGAGACGGGGCCGCTGATCTCGGCCGAACACCGCAGCAAGATCGAGGCCTATGTCGCCAAGGCCATCGACGAGGGAGCCGTCCTGCGCACCGGTGGCCGCCGCCCCGAAAGCGAGCAGTTCTCGAACGGCTACTACTACCTTCCGACCGTTCTCGACGAGGTCCGGCAAGGGTCCTACGCCGTGGACGAGGAGTCCTTCGGCCCCGTACTCACCGTGGAGCGCTTCACCGACGAGGACGACGCGGTGCGCATCGCCAACGACACGCACTACGGCCTTTCCGCCGGGGTCTTCACCTCCGACGCGGGCAAGGCACAGCGCGTCGCGGGCAGGTTGCGCCACGGCACGGTGTGGATCAACGACTTCCACCCCTACCTGCCGCAGGCGGAATGGGGCGGTTTCAAGCAATCCGGTATCGGACGGGAACTGGGCCCCGGCGGTCTCGGCGAGTACCAGGAGGCCAAACACATCTATCAGAACCTCCGGCCGGGGCCTCAGTACTGGTTCTCCGAGTAA
- a CDS encoding phosphotransferase family protein, translated as MTDHTHSDDLPGLDLARLRNHLDAQLPGLVQGPLTGELVQGGRSNLTYIVGDGIHRWVLRRPPLGHVLATAHDMSREYRVMTALEGTEVPVPGTYLLCDDEDVIGAPFYVMEYVSGTVFRDPQQTESLSIERRKDLSLRLMDVLADLHALAPAEVGLDDFGRPDGFLERQVRRWGKQLEASRSREITGIDELRDQLAARLPATRRATIVHGDYRLDNVLVGDDDRIRAVLDWEMATLGDPLTDLGLLVVYWEGFSGIEQNPITKGIGPEYGFPPARELLERYTQRSGADLSELGWYTAFGFFKIAVILEGIHYRFTHNQTVGEGFDHVGALVAPLVEQGLATLKEA; from the coding sequence ATGACCGATCACACCCACTCCGACGACCTGCCCGGCCTTGATTTGGCGAGGTTGCGCAACCACCTCGACGCGCAGCTCCCCGGCCTCGTGCAGGGGCCGCTGACCGGCGAACTCGTCCAGGGTGGCCGCTCGAACCTGACCTACATCGTCGGCGACGGCATCCACCGCTGGGTTCTCCGGCGCCCTCCACTCGGTCACGTGCTGGCGACCGCGCACGACATGAGCCGGGAGTACCGCGTCATGACGGCCCTGGAGGGCACCGAGGTCCCGGTACCCGGCACCTATCTGCTGTGCGACGACGAGGACGTGATCGGAGCGCCGTTCTATGTCATGGAATACGTCTCCGGCACCGTCTTCCGAGATCCACAGCAGACCGAATCGCTGAGCATCGAGCGCCGCAAGGATCTGTCCTTGCGGCTCATGGACGTGCTGGCCGATCTGCATGCGCTCGCCCCGGCGGAGGTCGGCCTCGACGACTTCGGCCGTCCCGACGGTTTTCTCGAACGCCAGGTCCGTCGCTGGGGAAAGCAACTGGAGGCCTCCCGCAGCCGGGAGATCACCGGCATCGACGAACTTCGGGATCAGCTGGCCGCCCGCCTTCCCGCCACCCGGCGCGCGACCATCGTGCACGGTGACTACCGGTTGGACAATGTCCTCGTCGGAGACGACGACCGCATCCGAGCCGTGCTCGACTGGGAAATGGCCACGCTCGGTGATCCGTTGACCGATCTCGGTCTGCTCGTCGTGTACTGGGAAGGTTTCAGCGGGATCGAGCAGAACCCGATCACCAAGGGCATCGGTCCCGAGTACGGCTTCCCGCCCGCCCGCGAACTGCTGGAGCGCTACACGCAGCGCAGCGGTGCCGACCTGTCCGAGCTGGGCTGGTACACCGCATTCGGCTTCTTCAAAATCGCGGTGATCCTGGAGGGCATCCACTACCGCTTCACCCACAACCAGACCGTCGGTGAGGGCTTCGACCACGTCGGCGCACTCGTCGCTCCGCTGGTCGAACAGGGACTCGCCACCCTCAAGGAGGCATGA
- a CDS encoding transposase produces MAEDDLRSVGVQRQHSSTADHIENCQAAAFATYAGSAEHALIDRELYLPEQAWCADPARCESAGIPYAHEFATKPELARQMITRPQQAGLPLSRVTADELYGQSPTCATGQRPGTSASAHQDCPRPRRHMSATEHSHER; encoded by the coding sequence GTGGCAGAAGATGATCTCCGCTCGGTCGGGGTGCAGCGGCAGCACTCCAGCACCGCCGACCACATCGAGAACTGCCAGGCCGCGGCGTTTGCCACCTACGCCGGCTCGGCCGAGCACGCCCTGATCGATCGGGAGCTGTATCTGCCCGAGCAGGCCTGGTGCGCCGATCCTGCGCGGTGCGAATCGGCCGGGATACCGTACGCACATGAGTTCGCCACCAAACCCGAACTGGCCCGGCAGATGATCACCCGTCCTCAGCAGGCCGGGCTGCCGCTTTCCCGGGTGACCGCCGACGAGCTCTACGGGCAAAGCCCCACCTGCGCGACTGGCCAACGACCCGGGACATCGGCTTCGGCCCACCAGGACTGCCCGCGGCCTCGCCGGCACATGTCCGCAACGGAGCATTCCCATGAGCGATGA